The proteins below come from a single Tachypleus tridentatus isolate NWPU-2018 chromosome 13, ASM421037v1, whole genome shotgun sequence genomic window:
- the LOC143237863 gene encoding agrin-like isoform X1, with amino-acid sequence MKLCFYTTLYSAVFILVAVLSDIVQTRRHRQQDSCQKERLRVRERLADTVLTGTVERVLPNSPLYSADVLVKWVLKGDDNLRGTVLVNGFGNPDICDSHVQPRDTRIFFLHQLSDSSLHLNSSLLHINIPKLDRIRAAIRDEPYRRRPEIKDEPCEKKYCPYNADCVVNGFGRTSCQCPKSCPWGYKAVCASDGITYSSLCRMRVETCRKKRRAYLQHKGPCKSTSSLSH; translated from the exons ATGAAGCTTTGTTTCTATACAACACTGTATTctgctgtttttattttagtagcTGTACTGAGTGACATTGTACAAACTCGTCGACACAGACAACAAGACTCCTGCCAAAAAGAACGATTAAGAGTTCGAGAACGTTTAGCTGACACTGTGTTAACAGGTACAGTTGAGAGAGTTCTCCCCAATTCACCTCTCTACTCAGCCGATGTCCTGGTGAAGTGGGTCCTTAAGGGAGACGACAATCTCAGAGGCACTGTTCTGGTGAATGGGTTCGGAAATCCAGATATCTGCGACAGTCATGTTCAACCTCGCGATACTCGCATTTTCTTTCTGCATCAGCTTAGCGATAGTAGTTTGCATCTGAATTCCAGCTTATTGCATATCAACATCCCGAAACTTGATCGTATTCGAGCCGCTATCAGAG ATGAGCCTTACAGAAGAAGACCAGAAATAAAAGACG AACCATGCGAAAAGAAATACTGCCCTTACAATGCTGACTGTGTTGTAAATGGCTTTGGTAGAACATCATGTCAGTGTCCCAAGTCTTGTCCTTGGGGATACAAAGCTGTGTGTGCTAGTGATGGTATCACCTACAGCAGTCTCTGCAGAATGAGAGTAGAAACGTGTCGAAAGAAACGAAGAGCATATCTTCAACATAAGGGGCCATGTAAATCGACCTCATCACTTTCCCATTGA
- the LOC143237863 gene encoding agrin-like isoform X2, translated as MKLCFYTTLYSAVFILVAVLSDIVQTRRHRQQDSCQKERLRVRERLADTVLTGTVERVLPNSPLYSADVLVKWVLKGDDNLRGTVLVNGFGNPDICDSHVQPRDTRIFFLHQLSDSSLHLNSSLLHINIPKLDRIRAAIRDEPYRRRPEIKDAKPHRAIC; from the exons ATGAAGCTTTGTTTCTATACAACACTGTATTctgctgtttttattttagtagcTGTACTGAGTGACATTGTACAAACTCGTCGACACAGACAACAAGACTCCTGCCAAAAAGAACGATTAAGAGTTCGAGAACGTTTAGCTGACACTGTGTTAACAGGTACAGTTGAGAGAGTTCTCCCCAATTCACCTCTCTACTCAGCCGATGTCCTGGTGAAGTGGGTCCTTAAGGGAGACGACAATCTCAGAGGCACTGTTCTGGTGAATGGGTTCGGAAATCCAGATATCTGCGACAGTCATGTTCAACCTCGCGATACTCGCATTTTCTTTCTGCATCAGCTTAGCGATAGTAGTTTGCATCTGAATTCCAGCTTATTGCATATCAACATCCCGAAACTTGATCGTATTCGAGCCGCTATCAGAG ATGAGCCTTACAGAAGAAGACCAGAAATAAAAGACG